One Oryza glaberrima chromosome 10, OglaRS2, whole genome shotgun sequence DNA segment encodes these proteins:
- the LOC127752920 gene encoding uncharacterized protein LOC127752920: MRIRKRTPVRAASPSPGPSPPPPPPPAQLKGGRPPVVHADEEEEEKKKKKKKQGSMVVGGDREEEEEEEDDDDDLVLVASTTSERDVTGAAAAGRCSRNDGKRWRCKSAAVPGYVFCDRHIAWSTRKRKPRKRSHSSIMDPPPPKEDPAAAAKAEDDGGGGGGVEEEESKNHGANLRCNDDDDDEEFHYYGGLQHGGRKRAKSGGGGGPA; encoded by the exons ATGaggatccgcaagcgcacgccGGTCAgggccgcctcgccgtcgccgggaccgtcgccgccgccgccgcctccgccggcgcagCTGAAG GGGGGGAGACCACCGGTGGTCCatgccgacgaggaggaggaggagaagaagaagaagaagaagaagcaggggAGCATGGTCGTCGGCGGggacagggaggaggaggaggaagaagaagacgacgacgacgacctggtCCTAGTCGCCTCCACGACCAG CGAGAGGGacgtcaccggcgccgccgccgccggcaggtgCAGCCGGAACGACGGCAAGCGGTGGCGCTGCAAGAGCGCGGCGGTGCCGGGGTACGTGTTCTGCGACCGGCACATCGCGTGGTCCACACGCAAGCGCAAGCCCAGGAAGAGGAGCCACTCCAGCATCATggacccgccgccgccaaaggaagatcccgccgccgcggcaaaggcagaggacgacggcggcggcggcggcggcgtggaggaagaGGAGTCCAAGAACCATGGCGCTAACCTCCggtgcaacgacgacgacgacgacgaggagttcCACTACTACGGCGGGTTACAGCACGGCGGCAGGAAGCGGgcgaagagcggcggcggcggcgggccggcgtgA